TAAGACCTTAACGCGCTTGTTTTACCGCAATTTGGAGCGCGGTTATCCCATCGATTTAAGTCTGTCTCGCGCGCGACAAGGCTTAATTGCTTCCTATGGCTCGAATCAGTTGTATTGGGCGCTACCGGTTTTATACCTGCACCCTCAGTTTGATGGGATGTTCGTCGAGGGGGAGGGGACAGAAAATTCCGTTGAGGATTTGCTCGACCCAGAAACGGATGATATTCCTTTAGAAGTGCTGTCGGGTAACGGTCTTTTTGTAGCGGGTAGCGATTTCGAGGCGGACGACGACACAGATTTTCTCGCTCCCTTAGCGCTAACGCCCGATAATGAAGCGTATGCTGTCGGCGAAGATGCTAGCGCGCTCGCAGAAGAGGAAGATTTTGTTCGCAGTTTAATGAGCGATTTAGCGCCCACTCCGAGCGAAAATCCCTCTCAACCGACCGCAGCACCGCCCGTCGTTCCCGCTTTGAGTATTGCCGACCCCATCCAACCGCCGCAGAAGTCGGGGCGATTAATGGCAATTTTAGGGGCAATGGGAGTCGGTGCGATCGCGCTTGTCCTGGGATGGTGGTTTTTAGGGCGCAATTCCACACCATCTGTTACCGAAAAACCCCCAACGCCAGTAAAAACCTTAACAACCTCCCCCAAAGACGGCAATCTCGACTTCGCTAAGGTTCAAACCGATACCCTCACCGGGATTGCGACGGAACAGTTCGCGCGCGGTAACTTCGAGCAAGGCAAACTCGCGATCGAAGAATTGCTCGACCCCAAGCGCAACGCCCTCGACAACGCCAAAGCTGTCCTCGCTGCTGTCCCCCGAGAGCAACAAGACCGAGCGGAGATCCTCTTTTTATCCGGTCGTCTCGCTTGGCAATTCGCCCTGCGCGGTAACAAGGACTATAGCATCGACGATGCGCGGCGTTACTGGGAATCTGCTGCCAGCAAAGACCCGAAATCGATCGCCTACCATAATGCTTTAGGTTTTGCCTACTATCAAGAAGGGAAGCTTGCCAACGCGAATGAAGCTTGGTCGGATGCTTTTGAACTTGCCAGTAAAGAAACGGCTAGCAAGGATCGGCAGGTTTTAACGACTTATGCTGGTTTAGCCCTCGCCTTGGGACAAATGGCCCGCCAGCAAACCGGAAATTCACAAAAAGTTCTGTTGAATAAGGCACTTAAACTTCGTCAAGTTGCAATTTCTGAAGCGCCTACCGAGTTTCAAACAGAAGCTTTAAGCAACAATTGGTTGTGGTCGGAAAAAGCAATTAAAGATTGGGAAAGATTAATTGCTACGAGCGAGAAAAAATGAAGCAATTTGCGTGCTGGTGCGCGGGGTTTTATGGCTCTTCTCGAATTAAGTTGCCATCTTCGTCGTACCACTTGCACGATAGATAATCGCCGTTGACATAACCTCTTTGTCCTTCGACGCGAGCGTTAGGGCCTTCTAAAACGGTAACATCTTCCCAGATCGTGCCGTTGCGATCGAGAGTGCCGCCCCATGCTTGCACGATATTACCATTATTCAAACCGGCAAAGGGCGAGCCATTCGGTCGAGGACGCAGCGCTAATTGTCCTTGGGTTAAACCGCGCACGGTACAGATAACTGTTGCGTCGTAAATATCGGCTCGAACGGAACTTCCGAGCGTTAGAACCGCCATACCCGTAATAATTGATAAGGAAAAAAATGAAAAGCGTTGCATCGTATTGTTCCTCTCTTTTTAATGAGGGATTGAAAGTTAAGTCAGTCCCCGTCTAAAACAGATCGTCTTGTAGAGCAACCCGAAATACCTCGTTTTTATTACTTTTGAGAGGCAGCGATCTGTACAGAACTTTTCTCAGGGGATTTATAGAAAAACGATACTCTCTTCTATTATAACTCAGATATTATACTACTATCAACTAATAGCTTGCACTCGCATAAAGCGCGGGTAGCGGCAGCAATGACTTCAAAAGGTATTTGCGATCGCTCGGCAATATCGAGGAGAGAATTTTTGCCATCCGATAAATTTAAAACCCACAGCAAAGCCATTTCATTAAAGCCGCTATCTTGATGCCCTCCCATTGTGCGATATAGCCCGCGTTTTCCGAGTTGGGGTTCGCATTTTGGGTTTTGATTGAGGTAAGTTTTGTTGGCTTCAAGAGCGTCTACAATCGAGCGGCAAAGAGCAAAAGATTCGGCAAGCGATTCGGGTTTAATAAAATCAAGATTGTCGGCGGAGGTGTGATATTCTGGGAATGTGCCATGACGCGATCGCATTAAGCAGCCGACGGGTAAGTTGAATCCCGGCGAGCAATATTGCCGTTCGTCGTAACCGTAGGGATAAAAGTCTATCATTTCGTACTCTTTGCTAGAAGTAGCGAGCAGATGTGCGATAATGCGATCGATTTCTGCGTTACCGCGACGACTCTTTTTATAAGTAAAATGCCCCGAATCTCCCAAACAGGTTAAAACTAAGCCATGTTTGATGTTAGCAATTTTATCTTCATTTAAACTCAACCAAGTTATCGAGCCAATCGTACCGGGGATGAAGAGGAAGCGGTAGGAATAGCGTCGGGACGTTTCGCGGAGATATTGGGCGAGAAAAGTTGCGATCGCGTTGCCCGAAAGATTATCATTTGCTAGGGAGGGATGACAAATATGGCAGGAAATGAGAACTTCTTCCTCGCTTTCGCCGGGAAGATAATACTCGCCATAAGTTAAATATCCGGGTTCTAAGGAAGAGTCGATGAAAACTTCGTACTCTCCCGCCTCTAATTGTAAGTATTGATTGTGCGCGAGGCAAAATCCCCAGTTTTCTTTGTAATAAGACGTGCGATAGGGAATCCAATCGGGGCTATCGCTGAGGGTAAAGAGATGAGGTTTTAACTCTTCTAATTCTAGTTTAGTACGAACTGGAAGACTATAGTTGAGAATGTGCAAACTCGAAACAGCAAAATCAACAATTTTTTCTCCTCTCGCGTTTTTAATATACGCATCCTTAATATTCCATTCTTTCGGAACGATCCAATCAAAAACTTGCGTTCCCGTCGGGACTTCCCTAACTTCTAAAGGGATCGACTCTTTTAGAATTTGGAGGGTTTGGCGCGTGCCGCCCCCGGTAATACTGCGACAAATTGGGTAGAGTTTGACGATGAGATCGTAAAGGTCTTGCCCGATAGAGGAGGGTTCAATCGTCATGATTGTATGCCAAGATTTAGGGAAATTGCGATCGCGGGCTAGTGAAAAGTTAAGGACTTCTGGAGTATGTAATTCAACAAAATGGTCGAAAAACCGGCTTAACCGGACGACCGATAAGATAGCCCTCAATACCATTTTCCAGCGCTTGTTTGTAAACCGATAAGGCACCCGCGATCGCATTTACAGTTTGTTCGATAACTTCATCGGTATGGGAATAACTCACCACTAAAGATGGCATAATAAAACCGCGCGCGATCGTTTCTTGTAAAAAGAGGGTGCGATAGGCTTGAGACGGTTGTTTCTGTTCGTCGCGGGTAGCGTAAACGAGGTTGCAAGGTTTGCCGATGACTTCAAAATAGTCTTGCAGTTGATAATGCGCGATCGCTTGATCAATCCCTTCAGTTAACTTTTCACCTTGACGGTGCAAAAACTCGATAACTCCTTCGGTTTTATAAACTTGCATCGTCGCTATAGCTGCGGCTAAAGCATGAGTTTCTGCACCGTGCGTAGTAGACAGTAAAAAAACTCGTTCTCGCTCGTGATTAATCCCTCCTAAGTCCATAATTTCTCGCTTTCCAACCAATGCAGAAACCGCAAAGCCGTTGCCTAATCCTTTCCCGAAAGCAGAAAGATCGGGAACAATATTATAATATTTTTGACCGCCACCATTGTGAAGGCGAAACCCAGTAATCATTTCATCGAGAATAAAGATTGCGCCATTGTCGCGGCAGAGGCGTTGGACTTCATGGAGAAAATTATCGACGGGATCGTCAACTTTTACCGGTTCTAAAATAACGCAGGCTATTTGGTCGGGATATTGCTCGAATAGAGTTTTAACACTATCTAGATCGTTGTAGCGAAACTTAACCGTTAAGTCGCGCGTAACTTGCGGAATTCCACTCGATATAGGGGTACTCCCGATGAACCAATCCTCAGAAGAAAAGAAGGGATGATCGGCACAAATTGCGACTTTATCTCTACCAGTATAAGCGCGAGATAATTTAATGGCAGCGCCAGTGACAGTAGAGCCATCTTTGGCAAATTTTACCATTTCTGCACCGTCGATTAATTCGAGCAATTCTTCAGCGCAATCTAACTCAATGCGTGCGGGACGAGTAAAGTTACTGCCCAGTAAAATTTGCTGAGATACAGCTTCGATAACGGGTTCGTAGGCGTGTCCCAACGTGACTGCCCTCAATCCCATTCCATACTCTATAAACTCGTTACCATCAACATCCCAAACGCGACATCCTTTCCCTTTGGTAATAAATCCCG
This sequence is a window from Oscillatoria sp. FACHB-1406. Protein-coding genes within it:
- a CDS encoding CHAT domain-containing protein; this translates as MFQEFHLSVTPLDRDRYLVRTEKVSPGVPLAEEQVDWSVEAWLKEAQQLMSDPLLQVFQGESQPSELGGENLPPSPIALGQKLYDALFQGSLRDSWIAAQGIANHQRSRLRLRLGLKGNLLPRLPWEVLHTGGRESSCYRPLATGTDIAFSRYQPNLPASLLQVKQRPVKILMVLAGPDDREGLDLQQEAEDLKAELNRNAEDSALTVELNILPHPGREELTQALEQGQYQIFHYAGHSNFSDSGGDIYLVNRYTGLTETVSGEDLAGLLANNGVQLAVFNSCRGADAARARASAVEGDRNLAQALIKCGIPAVLAMAERIPDDVAKTLTRLFYRNLERGYPIDLSLSRARQGLIASYGSNQLYWALPVLYLHPQFDGMFVEGEGTENSVEDLLDPETDDIPLEVLSGNGLFVAGSDFEADDDTDFLAPLALTPDNEAYAVGEDASALAEEEDFVRSLMSDLAPTPSENPSQPTAAPPVVPALSIADPIQPPQKSGRLMAILGAMGVGAIALVLGWWFLGRNSTPSVTEKPPTPVKTLTTSPKDGNLDFAKVQTDTLTGIATEQFARGNFEQGKLAIEELLDPKRNALDNAKAVLAAVPREQQDRAEILFLSGRLAWQFALRGNKDYSIDDARRYWESAASKDPKSIAYHNALGFAYYQEGKLANANEAWSDAFELASKETASKDRQVLTTYAGLALALGQMARQQTGNSQKVLLNKALKLRQVAISEAPTEFQTEALSNNWLWSEKAIKDWERLIATSEKK
- a CDS encoding DUF4910 domain-containing protein produces the protein MVLRAILSVVRLSRFFDHFVELHTPEVLNFSLARDRNFPKSWHTIMTIEPSSIGQDLYDLIVKLYPICRSITGGGTRQTLQILKESIPLEVREVPTGTQVFDWIVPKEWNIKDAYIKNARGEKIVDFAVSSLHILNYSLPVRTKLELEELKPHLFTLSDSPDWIPYRTSYYKENWGFCLAHNQYLQLEAGEYEVFIDSSLEPGYLTYGEYYLPGESEEEVLISCHICHPSLANDNLSGNAIATFLAQYLRETSRRYSYRFLFIPGTIGSITWLSLNEDKIANIKHGLVLTCLGDSGHFTYKKSRRGNAEIDRIIAHLLATSSKEYEMIDFYPYGYDERQYCSPGFNLPVGCLMRSRHGTFPEYHTSADNLDFIKPESLAESFALCRSIVDALEANKTYLNQNPKCEPQLGKRGLYRTMGGHQDSGFNEMALLWVLNLSDGKNSLLDIAERSQIPFEVIAAATRALCECKLLVDSSIISEL
- a CDS encoding glutamate-1-semialdehyde 2,1-aminomutase; amino-acid sequence: MTANLTTQPTYAEQEETASLNFSARFQSSKALQQKSHTIIPGGAHTYAKGDDQYPENAPGFITKGKGCRVWDVDGNEFIEYGMGLRAVTLGHAYEPVIEAVSQQILLGSNFTRPARIELDCAEELLELIDGAEMVKFAKDGSTVTGAAIKLSRAYTGRDKVAICADHPFFSSEDWFIGSTPISSGIPQVTRDLTVKFRYNDLDSVKTLFEQYPDQIACVILEPVKVDDPVDNFLHEVQRLCRDNGAIFILDEMITGFRLHNGGGQKYYNIVPDLSAFGKGLGNGFAVSALVGKREIMDLGGINHERERVFLLSTTHGAETHALAAAIATMQVYKTEGVIEFLHRQGEKLTEGIDQAIAHYQLQDYFEVIGKPCNLVYATRDEQKQPSQAYRTLFLQETIARGFIMPSLVVSYSHTDEVIEQTVNAIAGALSVYKQALENGIEGYLIGRPVKPVFRPFC